A genome region from Cucumis sativus cultivar 9930 chromosome 4, Cucumber_9930_V3, whole genome shotgun sequence includes the following:
- the LOC105435225 gene encoding magnesium transporter MRS2-11, chloroplastic isoform X1 — translation MFITKELKPLSNGPLFIPTTTHSLPSPSSHLASLSRFFPSPCLSSFAPSPDYAVKLSSRTKCFSMSTEEDKWSESDAFVSDVDEGGDLEDDIDISVREDSPVATAASAQRISSSPSDYLSLAIPEQVYEVLEVKADGTVSTRKVNRRQLLKSSGLRPRDVRSVDPSLFLTNSMPTLLVREHAILLNLGSLRAIAMQDCVLIFDHNRPGGQAFIESLLPRLNPKNMNGVPAMPFELEHFWVAISIVFFVAATLFTLLKLCDSQPRLCRWKRSLKFEDCEGV, via the exons ATGTTCATAACCAAAGAGCTCAAACCGCTCTCCAATGGCCCTCTCTTTATCCCTACAACAACTCATTCGCTTCCCTCCCCATCCTCTCACCTCGCCTCTCTCTCCCGCTTCTTCCCATCTCCATGCCTTTCCTCTTTCGCTCCGTCCCCAGACTATGCCGTCAAGTTATCTTCCAGAACAAAGTGTTTCTCCATGTCCACTGAGGAGGACAAGTGGAGTGAATCTGATGCGTTTGTCTCCGATGTCGACGAAGGGGGTGATCTTGAGGATGACATTGATATTAGTGTTCGGGAAGACAGCCCTGTGGCCACTGCTGCTTCTGCGCAGAGGATTTCTTCTTCACCCAGTGATTATCTCTCGCTTGCGATTCCTGAGCAGGTTTATGAG GTGTTAGAGGTTAAAGCTGATGGAACCGTATCCACCAGGAAGGTTAACAGACGGCAGCTGTTGAAGTCAAGTG GGCTTCGTCCTCGTGATGTCCGAAGTGTTGATCCAtctttatttttgacaaactCAATGCCTACATTACTG GTACGTGAACATGCTATTTTGCTTAATCTGGGATCGTTGCGAGCAATAGCCATGCAGGATTGTGTCCTCATATTCGATCATAACCG TCCAGGAGGACAAGCTTTTATTGAATCATTGTTGCCTCGATTGAACCCAAAAAACATGAATGGGGTGCCAGCAATGCCATTTGAACTCGAG CACTTTTGGGTTGCCATTTCAATtgtcttctttgttgctgCTACATTATTTACTCTACTGAAACTTTGTg aTAGCCAGCCAAGATTGTGTAGATGGAAGCGATCgttgaaatttgaagattgtgaaggcgtttaa
- the LOC116403556 gene encoding protein argonaute 5-like isoform X1: MSRRGGGGSGGGGGRGSGGRGGQPSPAISRGGRGGRGGRGGRGGREGGGRDGGRVGYPATQQFHSPTPQPTPVVSPPPRPTPVASAPPPQTSTGASSASSSGTATLLQPEVSQIEAQVEKVTPTPQNVPPSSSKDLTVAKRPGYGTAGRKVVVRANHFLVQVADKDLHHYDVSITPEVTSKRVCRDIVNQLANTYRESHLGGRYLAYDGGKGVYAAGQLPFSSKEFMIKLVRKDGAGSSQPTRKEREFKVSIKFASKPDLHHLQQFIHRQQRDAPQETIQVLDVVLRTKPSVDYTVVGRSFFSHELGQPGELGNGVEYWRGYYQSLRPVQMGLSLNIDVSARSFYEPISVTEYVVKHFNLRILSKPMSDQDCRKIKKVLRGVKVGLMCREHARTYKITGISSEPVNRLMFTLDDQKTRVSVAQYFHEKYGVALKYPFLPAIQAGNDAKPVYLPMEVCKIVAGQRYTKKLNERQVTQMLRATCQRPPNRADSIGKMIGKIDHSKDDIVNDFGIVVSSRLCDVGARVLPSPMLKYHDTGKESRVDPRMGQWNMINKKMINGGRVDYWGCVNFSSRLDPGLPSEFCHQLVSMCNSKGMVFNPTPLFPVRNAHANQIDGALRDIHSQSLKSLGPQGKSLQLLIIILPDISGSYGKIKRICETELGIVSQCCQPRQAQKLNKQYFENVALKINVKVGGRNNALNDAIQRKIPLVSDRPTIIFGADVTHPQPGEDSSPSIAAVVASMDWPEVTKYRGIVSAQGHRDEIIQDLYREDKDPQKGLVCAGMIRELFIAFRRSTNLKPHRIIFYRDGVSEGQFSQVLFYEVDAIRKACASLEEGYQPPITFVVVQKRHHTRLFPISGADTDRSGNILPGTVVDTNICHPTEFDFYLNSHAGIQGTSRPTHYHVLYDENKFTADAMQMLTNNLCYTYARCTRSVSIVPPAYYAHLAAFRARYYIEGDSSDSGSTSSGGGNVDIQRLPSIKENVKDVMFYC; this comes from the exons ATGTCTCGCCGAGGCGGGGGCGGTAGTGGCGGCGGTGGTGGTCGTGGTTCGGGTGGTCGTGGTGGACAGCCCTCTCCGGCTATATCTCGCGGTGGAAGAGGTGGAAGAGGTGGACGAGGTGGACGAGGCGGACGAGAGGGTGGAGGGAGAGATGGAGGCAGGGTAGGTTATCCAGCCACTCAGCAATTCCATTCTCCGACTCCTCAGCCTACTCCGGTTGTTTCTCCTCCTCCTCGGCCTACTCCGGTTGCTTCCGCTCCTCCTCCCCAGACGTCAACGGGAGCATCTTCTGCTTCCTCATCGGGAACTGCTACGCTCTTACAGCCTGAGGTTTCTCAGATCGAAGCACAAGTGGAGAAGGTGACACCGACGCCGCAGAACGTTCCGCCGTCTTCATCGAAAGACTTGACTGTGGCGAAGAGGCCGGGATATGGAACCGCTGGTCGAAAAGTTGTTGTTCGTGCCAATCATTTCCTGGTTCAAGTTGCAGACAAAGATCTCCACCATTACGAT GTTTCAATCACACCTGAGGTTACATCCAAAAGGGTCTGCCGAGATATAGTAAACCAGCTTGCAAATACGTATAGAGAATCTCATTTAGGTGGAAGATATCTAGCATATGATGGAGGAAAAGGTGTTTATGCTGCTGGTCAACTTCCATTTTCGTCCAAAGAGTTCATGATTAAATTAGTCCGTAAAGATGGTGCTGGGTCTTCTCAACCAACAAG GAAAGAACGAGAGTTCAAAGTATCTATCAAATTTGCCTCCAAACCAGACCTCCATCATCTACAACAGTTTATACATAGACAGCAGCGAGATGCACCACAGGAGACTATACAAGTTCTTGATGTTGTTTTGAGAACAAAACCATCTGTCGA TTACACAGTTGTTGGAAGGTCATTTTTCTCGCATGAACTGGGGCAGCCAGGTGAACTTGGTAATGGTGTTGAGTATTGGAGGGGATATTACCAAAGTCTACGACCTGTACAAATGGGTTTATCTTTAAATATAG ATGTGTCAGCTAGATCATTTTATGAACCAATTAGTGTGACAGAATATGTTGTTAAACACTTCAACCTAAGGATTCTCTCAAAGCCAATGTCTGATCAGGATTGTCGCAAG ATCAAAAAGGTACTTAGAGGAGTGAAGGTTGGATTAATGTGTAGGGAGCATGCCAGGACCTACAAGATTACTGGGATATCATCAGAGCCTGTTAATAGATTAAT GTTTACTCTTGATGATCAGAAAACCCGAGTCTCTGTTGCACAGTACTTTCATGAAAAATATGGCGTGGCACTCAAATATCCATTTCTACCAGCTATACAAGCTGGTAATGATGCCAAGCCGGTTTATTTGCCTATGGAG GTTTGTAAGATTGTTGCTGGGCAGAGATATaccaaaaaattgaatgaacgCCAAGTAACTCAGATGCTAAGAGCGACTTGTCAGAGACCTCCGAACAGGGCAGATAGTATAGGGAAG ATGATTGGTAAGATTGATCATTCTAAAGATGACATTGTCAATGATTTTGGCATTGTTGTATCATCAAGGTTATGTGATGTGGGTGCTCGTGTTTTACCGTCCCCGATG CTAAAATATCATGATACTGGCAAAGAATCACGAGTTGATCCAAGGATGGGTCAGTGGAATATGATTAACAAG AAAATGATCAATGGTGGTAGAGTTGATTATTGGGGCTGTGTGAACTTCTCTTCACGGTTGGATCCAGGCTTGCCATCTGAATTTTGCCATCAGTTGGTTAGCATGTGCAATAGCAAAGGAATG GTTTTCAACCCTACACCGCTGTTTCCTGTACGTAATGCACATGCAAACCAAATAGATGGTGCACTTAGAGACATTCATAGCCAGTCTTTAAAAAGTTTGGGACCCCAGGGCAAATCTCTTCAGTTGctcataattattttacctGATATTTCTGGTTCCTATG GGAAGATCAAAAGGATATGTGAGACTGAGCTTGGAATTGTTTCACAATGTTGCCAACCTAGGCAAGCACAAAAGCTGAACAAGCAGTACTTTGAAAATGTGGCCCTTAAAATTAACGTTAAG GTTGGGGGAAGAAACAATGCCCTAAATGATGCTATTCAGCGGAAAATTCCACTTGTTTCAGATCGGCCTACAATAATCTTTGGAGCAGATGTAACACACCCACAACCTGGAGAGGACTCCAGTCCTTCAATAGCAGCT GTTGTTGCCTCAATGGACTGGCCCGAGGTAACGAAGTATAGAGGAATTGTTTCAGCTCAGGGCCACCGGGATGAAATTATACAAGATTTGTACAGAGAAGATAAAGATCCTCAAAAAGGGTTGGTGTGTGCAGGAATGATCAG GGAGCTGTTCATTGCTTTTAGAAGGTCAACAAATCTGAAACCGCACAGAATAATATTTTACAG AGATGGTGTAAGTGAAGGACAGTTCTcacaagttttattttatgaggTGGATGCAATTAGGAAG GCATGTGCCTCTCTTGAAGAGGGTTACCAGCCTCCGATTACCTTTGTTGTGGTGCAAAAGAGACATCATACCCGTCTTTTCCCTATCAGCGGTGCGGATACTGATCGGAGTGGAAACATCCTTCCAG GTACTGTTGTTGACACCAATATTTGCCATCCAACTGAATTTGATTTCTATTTAAACAGTCATGCCGGCATTCAG GGGACGAGTAGGCCAACACATTATCACGTTTTGTATGATGAAAACAAATTCACTGCCGATGCAATGCAGATGCTTACTAATAATCTTTGCTACAC GTATGCAAGGTGCACTCGGTCAGTTTCCATTG TTCCACCAGCATACTATGCACATCTTGCAGCCTTTCGTGCCCGTTATTACATAGAGGGTGATTCATCTGACAGCGGTTCCACAAGTTCAGGTGGTGGGAATGTAGATATTCAACGGCTGCCgagcataaaagaaaatgtgaaggATGTGATGTTTTACTGTTGA
- the LOC105435225 gene encoding magnesium transporter MRS2-11, chloroplastic isoform X2, which translates to MFITKELKPLSNGPLFIPTTTHSLPSPSSHLASLSRFFPSPCLSSFAPSPDYAVKLSSRTKCFSMSTEEDKWSESDAFVSDVDEGGDLEDDIDISVREDSPVATAASAQRISSSPSDYLSLAIPEQVYEVLEVKADGTVSTRKVNRRQLLKSSGLRPRDVRSVDPSLFLTNSMPTLLVREHAILLNLGSLRAIAMQDCVLIFDHNRPGGQAFIESLLPRLNPKNMNGVPAMPFELEKNVHPFLKNAAVKQSSR; encoded by the exons ATGTTCATAACCAAAGAGCTCAAACCGCTCTCCAATGGCCCTCTCTTTATCCCTACAACAACTCATTCGCTTCCCTCCCCATCCTCTCACCTCGCCTCTCTCTCCCGCTTCTTCCCATCTCCATGCCTTTCCTCTTTCGCTCCGTCCCCAGACTATGCCGTCAAGTTATCTTCCAGAACAAAGTGTTTCTCCATGTCCACTGAGGAGGACAAGTGGAGTGAATCTGATGCGTTTGTCTCCGATGTCGACGAAGGGGGTGATCTTGAGGATGACATTGATATTAGTGTTCGGGAAGACAGCCCTGTGGCCACTGCTGCTTCTGCGCAGAGGATTTCTTCTTCACCCAGTGATTATCTCTCGCTTGCGATTCCTGAGCAGGTTTATGAG GTGTTAGAGGTTAAAGCTGATGGAACCGTATCCACCAGGAAGGTTAACAGACGGCAGCTGTTGAAGTCAAGTG GGCTTCGTCCTCGTGATGTCCGAAGTGTTGATCCAtctttatttttgacaaactCAATGCCTACATTACTG GTACGTGAACATGCTATTTTGCTTAATCTGGGATCGTTGCGAGCAATAGCCATGCAGGATTGTGTCCTCATATTCGATCATAACCG TCCAGGAGGACAAGCTTTTATTGAATCATTGTTGCCTCGATTGAACCCAAAAAACATGAATGGGGTGCCAGCAATGCCATTTGAACTCGAG AAGAATGTTCACCCTTTTCTGAAGAATGCTGCTGTTAAACAGTCTAGCCGCTAG
- the LOC116403556 gene encoding protein argonaute 5-like isoform X2, translating to MSRRGGGGSGGGGGRGSGGRGGQPSPAISRGGRGGRGGRGGRGGREGGGRDGGRVGYPATQQFHSPTPQPTPVVSPPPRPTPVASAPPPQTSTGASSASSSGTATLLQPEVSQIEAQVEKVTPTPQNVPPSSSKDLTVAKRPGYGTAGRKVVVRANHFLVQVADKDLHHYDVSITPEVTSKRVCRDIVNQLANTYRESHLGGRYLAYDGGKGVYAAGQLPFSSKEFMIKLVRKDGAGSSQPTRKEREFKVSIKFASKPDLHHLQQFIHRQQRDAPQETIQVLDVVLRTKPSVDYTVVGRSFFSHELGQPGELGNGVEYWRGYYQSLRPVQMGLSLNIDVSARSFYEPISVTEYVVKHFNLRILSKPMSDQDCRKIKKVLRGVKVGLMCREHARTYKITGISSEPVNRLMFTLDDQKTRVSVAQYFHEKYGVALKYPFLPAIQAGNDAKPVYLPMEVCKIVAGQRYTKKLNERQVTQMLRATCQRPPNRADSIGKMIGKIDHSKDDIVNDFGIVVSSRLCDVGARVLPSPMLKYHDTGKESRVDPRMGQWNMINKKMINGGRVDYWGCVNFSSRLDPGLPSEFCHQLVSMCNSKGMVFNPTPLFPVRNAHANQIDGALRDIHSQSLKSLGPQGKSLQLLIIILPDISGSYGKIKRICETELGIVSQCCQPRQAQKLNKQYFENVALKINVKVGGRNNALNDAIQRKIPLVSDRPTIIFGADVTHPQPGEDSSPSIAAVVASMDWPEVTKYRGIVSAQGHRDEIIQDLYREDKDPQKGLVCAGMIRELFIAFRRSTNLKPHRIIFYRDGVSEGQFSQVLFYEVDAIRKACASLEEGYQPPITFVVVQKRHHTRLFPISGADTDRSGNILPVMPAFRGRVGQHIITFCMMKTNSLPMQCRCLLIIFATRMQGALGQFPLFHQHTMHILQPFVPVIT from the exons ATGTCTCGCCGAGGCGGGGGCGGTAGTGGCGGCGGTGGTGGTCGTGGTTCGGGTGGTCGTGGTGGACAGCCCTCTCCGGCTATATCTCGCGGTGGAAGAGGTGGAAGAGGTGGACGAGGTGGACGAGGCGGACGAGAGGGTGGAGGGAGAGATGGAGGCAGGGTAGGTTATCCAGCCACTCAGCAATTCCATTCTCCGACTCCTCAGCCTACTCCGGTTGTTTCTCCTCCTCCTCGGCCTACTCCGGTTGCTTCCGCTCCTCCTCCCCAGACGTCAACGGGAGCATCTTCTGCTTCCTCATCGGGAACTGCTACGCTCTTACAGCCTGAGGTTTCTCAGATCGAAGCACAAGTGGAGAAGGTGACACCGACGCCGCAGAACGTTCCGCCGTCTTCATCGAAAGACTTGACTGTGGCGAAGAGGCCGGGATATGGAACCGCTGGTCGAAAAGTTGTTGTTCGTGCCAATCATTTCCTGGTTCAAGTTGCAGACAAAGATCTCCACCATTACGAT GTTTCAATCACACCTGAGGTTACATCCAAAAGGGTCTGCCGAGATATAGTAAACCAGCTTGCAAATACGTATAGAGAATCTCATTTAGGTGGAAGATATCTAGCATATGATGGAGGAAAAGGTGTTTATGCTGCTGGTCAACTTCCATTTTCGTCCAAAGAGTTCATGATTAAATTAGTCCGTAAAGATGGTGCTGGGTCTTCTCAACCAACAAG GAAAGAACGAGAGTTCAAAGTATCTATCAAATTTGCCTCCAAACCAGACCTCCATCATCTACAACAGTTTATACATAGACAGCAGCGAGATGCACCACAGGAGACTATACAAGTTCTTGATGTTGTTTTGAGAACAAAACCATCTGTCGA TTACACAGTTGTTGGAAGGTCATTTTTCTCGCATGAACTGGGGCAGCCAGGTGAACTTGGTAATGGTGTTGAGTATTGGAGGGGATATTACCAAAGTCTACGACCTGTACAAATGGGTTTATCTTTAAATATAG ATGTGTCAGCTAGATCATTTTATGAACCAATTAGTGTGACAGAATATGTTGTTAAACACTTCAACCTAAGGATTCTCTCAAAGCCAATGTCTGATCAGGATTGTCGCAAG ATCAAAAAGGTACTTAGAGGAGTGAAGGTTGGATTAATGTGTAGGGAGCATGCCAGGACCTACAAGATTACTGGGATATCATCAGAGCCTGTTAATAGATTAAT GTTTACTCTTGATGATCAGAAAACCCGAGTCTCTGTTGCACAGTACTTTCATGAAAAATATGGCGTGGCACTCAAATATCCATTTCTACCAGCTATACAAGCTGGTAATGATGCCAAGCCGGTTTATTTGCCTATGGAG GTTTGTAAGATTGTTGCTGGGCAGAGATATaccaaaaaattgaatgaacgCCAAGTAACTCAGATGCTAAGAGCGACTTGTCAGAGACCTCCGAACAGGGCAGATAGTATAGGGAAG ATGATTGGTAAGATTGATCATTCTAAAGATGACATTGTCAATGATTTTGGCATTGTTGTATCATCAAGGTTATGTGATGTGGGTGCTCGTGTTTTACCGTCCCCGATG CTAAAATATCATGATACTGGCAAAGAATCACGAGTTGATCCAAGGATGGGTCAGTGGAATATGATTAACAAG AAAATGATCAATGGTGGTAGAGTTGATTATTGGGGCTGTGTGAACTTCTCTTCACGGTTGGATCCAGGCTTGCCATCTGAATTTTGCCATCAGTTGGTTAGCATGTGCAATAGCAAAGGAATG GTTTTCAACCCTACACCGCTGTTTCCTGTACGTAATGCACATGCAAACCAAATAGATGGTGCACTTAGAGACATTCATAGCCAGTCTTTAAAAAGTTTGGGACCCCAGGGCAAATCTCTTCAGTTGctcataattattttacctGATATTTCTGGTTCCTATG GGAAGATCAAAAGGATATGTGAGACTGAGCTTGGAATTGTTTCACAATGTTGCCAACCTAGGCAAGCACAAAAGCTGAACAAGCAGTACTTTGAAAATGTGGCCCTTAAAATTAACGTTAAG GTTGGGGGAAGAAACAATGCCCTAAATGATGCTATTCAGCGGAAAATTCCACTTGTTTCAGATCGGCCTACAATAATCTTTGGAGCAGATGTAACACACCCACAACCTGGAGAGGACTCCAGTCCTTCAATAGCAGCT GTTGTTGCCTCAATGGACTGGCCCGAGGTAACGAAGTATAGAGGAATTGTTTCAGCTCAGGGCCACCGGGATGAAATTATACAAGATTTGTACAGAGAAGATAAAGATCCTCAAAAAGGGTTGGTGTGTGCAGGAATGATCAG GGAGCTGTTCATTGCTTTTAGAAGGTCAACAAATCTGAAACCGCACAGAATAATATTTTACAG AGATGGTGTAAGTGAAGGACAGTTCTcacaagttttattttatgaggTGGATGCAATTAGGAAG GCATGTGCCTCTCTTGAAGAGGGTTACCAGCCTCCGATTACCTTTGTTGTGGTGCAAAAGAGACATCATACCCGTCTTTTCCCTATCAGCGGTGCGGATACTGATCGGAGTGGAAACATCCTTCCAG TCATGCCGGCATTCAG GGGACGAGTAGGCCAACACATTATCACGTTTTGTATGATGAAAACAAATTCACTGCCGATGCAATGCAGATGCTTACTAATAATCTTTGCTACAC GTATGCAAGGTGCACTCGGTCAGTTTCCATTG TTCCACCAGCATACTATGCACATCTTGCAGCCTTTCGTGCCCGTTATTACATAG
- the LOC105435225 gene encoding magnesium transporter MRS2-11, chloroplastic isoform X3, producing MFITKELKPLSNGPLFIPTTTHSLPSPSSHLASLSRFFPSPCLSSFAPSPDYAVKLSSRTKCFSMSTEEDKWSESDAFVSDVDEGGDLEDDIDISVREDSPVATAASAQRISSSPSDYLSLAIPEQVYEVLEVKADGTVSTRKVNRRQLLKSSGLRPRDVRSVDPSLFLTNSMPTLLVREHAILLNLGSLRAIAMQDCVLIFDHNRPGGQAFIESLLPRLNPKNMNGVPAMPFELESSR from the exons ATGTTCATAACCAAAGAGCTCAAACCGCTCTCCAATGGCCCTCTCTTTATCCCTACAACAACTCATTCGCTTCCCTCCCCATCCTCTCACCTCGCCTCTCTCTCCCGCTTCTTCCCATCTCCATGCCTTTCCTCTTTCGCTCCGTCCCCAGACTATGCCGTCAAGTTATCTTCCAGAACAAAGTGTTTCTCCATGTCCACTGAGGAGGACAAGTGGAGTGAATCTGATGCGTTTGTCTCCGATGTCGACGAAGGGGGTGATCTTGAGGATGACATTGATATTAGTGTTCGGGAAGACAGCCCTGTGGCCACTGCTGCTTCTGCGCAGAGGATTTCTTCTTCACCCAGTGATTATCTCTCGCTTGCGATTCCTGAGCAGGTTTATGAG GTGTTAGAGGTTAAAGCTGATGGAACCGTATCCACCAGGAAGGTTAACAGACGGCAGCTGTTGAAGTCAAGTG GGCTTCGTCCTCGTGATGTCCGAAGTGTTGATCCAtctttatttttgacaaactCAATGCCTACATTACTG GTACGTGAACATGCTATTTTGCTTAATCTGGGATCGTTGCGAGCAATAGCCATGCAGGATTGTGTCCTCATATTCGATCATAACCG TCCAGGAGGACAAGCTTTTATTGAATCATTGTTGCCTCGATTGAACCCAAAAAACATGAATGGGGTGCCAGCAATGCCATTTGAACTCGAG TCTAGCCGCTAG